In one window of Lacticaseibacillus casei DSM 20011 = JCM 1134 = ATCC 393 DNA:
- a CDS encoding tagatose 1,6-diphosphate aldolase has translation MSVKLTAGQLAHLKQLSNDDNVISALAIDQRGSLKKMLAAAANKPADETTIVDFKKAVSEELTKYASAILLDPEYGLPAAKVRDPKSGLLLSYEKTGYDATEPGRFPDLIDNQSALRIKNEGGDAVKFLLYIDPDEPDSINDRKYAFVERVGAEAKANDLPLFLELVSYDGKTNETGTAAWAKAKPEKVIKITKEFSKPQYNVSVLKLEVPVDQKFVEGYTDEGVTPVYSKEEAAKYYKAQSDATDLPFIFLSAGVSNELFLEELKFAKEAGSTFNGVLCGRATWKPGVKPFAAEGEAAGKKWLETEGKANIDRLNKVLAETATPWTNKVEG, from the coding sequence ATGTCTGTTAAACTTACTGCTGGTCAGTTAGCACATTTGAAGCAATTGTCCAATGATGACAATGTGATCTCAGCATTGGCCATCGACCAACGCGGTTCCCTGAAGAAGATGCTTGCAGCCGCTGCCAACAAGCCGGCTGATGAAACCACCATCGTTGATTTCAAAAAGGCTGTTTCTGAAGAATTAACCAAATACGCCAGTGCCATTCTGCTTGATCCAGAATATGGCTTACCGGCTGCCAAGGTGCGCGATCCTAAGTCCGGTCTATTACTTTCTTATGAAAAGACTGGTTACGATGCCACCGAACCTGGCCGCTTCCCTGATTTGATCGACAACCAGAGTGCATTGCGCATTAAGAATGAAGGCGGCGACGCGGTTAAGTTCTTGCTGTACATTGATCCGGATGAACCAGACTCAATCAACGATCGCAAGTACGCCTTTGTTGAACGTGTCGGTGCCGAAGCTAAGGCCAACGACCTGCCGTTGTTCCTTGAATTGGTTTCTTACGATGGTAAGACCAACGAAACCGGCACCGCTGCATGGGCCAAGGCTAAGCCAGAAAAGGTTATCAAGATCACCAAGGAATTCAGCAAGCCGCAATACAACGTTTCCGTTTTGAAGCTTGAAGTTCCGGTTGACCAGAAGTTTGTTGAAGGCTATACCGACGAAGGTGTGACCCCGGTTTACAGCAAAGAAGAAGCTGCTAAGTACTACAAGGCACAATCCGATGCAACGGATCTGCCATTCATCTTCTTGTCTGCCGGTGTTTCCAACGAATTGTTCCTTGAAGAACTCAAATTCGCCAAGGAAGCAGGTTCAACCTTTAACGGTGTCCTTTGCGGCCGGGCAACCTGGAAGCCAGGTGTTAAGCCATTTGCTGCTGAAGGCGAAGCTGCCGGCAAGAAGTGGCTGGAAACCGAAGGCAAAGCTAACATCGATCGTTTGAACAAGGTTTTGGCTGAAACCGCCACCCCTTGGACCAACAAGGTTGAAGGTTAG
- a CDS encoding PTS sugar transporter subunit IIA: protein MAEFSTTPLVYFLNTPTQEDFFNVISHELVAQKVMLPAGKAALIAREQTFPSGMQLNQIADRLPNIAIPHLEGDLVQQGRLVVVHFEIPIAFKDLADVSRILPVEWAFMLMNPVAKEQPMRIAQLIRALTQSPVAQLQHLFAAKKPSQVVRLLPPLMAEAERKQ, encoded by the coding sequence TTGGCTGAATTTAGCACAACCCCGTTGGTTTATTTTTTAAACACGCCGACGCAAGAAGATTTTTTTAATGTCATCAGTCACGAGCTCGTGGCCCAAAAGGTGATGCTGCCAGCAGGCAAAGCGGCGCTGATCGCCCGGGAGCAGACGTTTCCATCCGGTATGCAGCTGAACCAGATTGCCGATCGGCTGCCTAATATTGCGATTCCGCATCTGGAAGGCGATTTAGTGCAGCAAGGACGATTGGTCGTGGTTCACTTTGAGATTCCCATTGCGTTTAAGGATCTGGCAGACGTTAGCCGCATATTGCCGGTTGAGTGGGCGTTTATGTTGATGAATCCCGTCGCTAAGGAGCAGCCAATGCGAATCGCCCAGTTGATCCGCGCGTTGACCCAGTCACCAGTGGCGCAGTTGCAGCACTTGTTTGCCGCTAAGAAGCCGAGTCAGGTGGTCCGTTTGTTGCCGCCATTAATGGCAGAAGCAGAAAGAAAGCAGTGA